CAGAACGTATACCAGTCTACTTTCAGCAACTTTGGTGAACTCTAAAAATGAATTGGTTTTCGACCTTTGACTTTACGTTTAGGGTGAACATCAGCCGATGCAGTGGTGGATCTGCAAGTCTTACGCTTTGGTTTAAcctaaatattaaaaatatataaaataagttTAATAGTTAAAAAGAACTATAATGATTTCATGaataaattttattaataaacattATACAATGTGTACTTACAGAAATATTTTCACCCGGCTTAATCATATCAATGTCAACACACTCATTCTTGCAATGAAAGTTTGAACGCGTACGATAGGCGATATTATCGAGATCCATATCAAGCTTGCTTTTGCcctaaaacaaaataaaaacaatatgATAAAGCAAAAGACATAATATGATACAAAATACAATTtacatatttttaaaaaatatatatattaaattatgtTATTAGTTCATATAAACCTTTGGAGaaacagtttcatcaccacagaGAACCTTTGATTTCCCTTTCGTGTCCAAAGACATGGTATGTACATGCaatttattttttggtgtcaAGAAATTATCGAGATCCATATCAGACTTGCTTTTGACCTAAAAGAAAAACGAAACAATATGATAAATTAAAACACATAATATGATAAAAAATGTATTGTACATATTGAAAAGAATTATGAAATTATGTTATTAGTTCATATAAACCTTTGGAGAAACAGTTTCATTACCACAAACAACCTTTGACTTCCCCTTTGTGTCAAACTTCACAACAATGAataacaaacaaataaatatatcaTGAAGTAATTAATATTAATAGAATCTATATAATATACAAACAaacttatataaaaaatattacatGACATTGAGAGGTAGCAGACGGAGTATTTTTCAAAGCATCATTCTTTGTATTCCAACCATCCTTGAACTACATAAAATAAAATAGTAGCACAATTAAATCGTATATGTATCTAATGGATATAATAAGATCTGTTACTAATTTGAACTTATACACTTACCAGATTCTTAGCATCTTCCATCTCAATTTGAGCAGCTATATATCGATTAAACTTGGAGTCGCCAGTATCCTAAAAAATGAcatcataaatataaaaaaataagaaTACAACAATGTACTGATTGTTAAAGTTtgttattatatattaaaaaatagttACAAACATTAAAAATAGACTCAAAATTTGAAAGTTGAAAGTCACCAACACTATCACCAGAAAGACCTTGTTCAACATGACTTTCGTTAGTCTCATGCTTCTCATTGTGTTTAGACTACATATAAAAAATTCACATTAGTAACAATGTTAAAATAAAGTTTAACTAATAAGATagtattaataaataattaataataaattatATAACACTAACCGCAGTCAATAAATCAAATCCTTCATCTCCATAAATAGAATCTTCCAAAACAACCACTTCAACTTTCTTGAAAATATTTCAGTACCTGTTAAGTGATTAAAAATAGATACCTCGAAAGTTTTATATCCAACACTCGTAAACAACATAGTAGAGCGGGTATCTAACGAAAGATCGTCAATCAGCTTAGAGAAACCATCAGTGAAGGCACTTCTGTCGGGCCATCCCTCCATCTTAACATTCCAATACATATTTCCAACATACAGAGTTGCCTCTCCACCTTTAAACCTTTTCCCGTAAAAATTTTTCCAGAATTTGTCAGCCATGAGCTGAAAATTATTTACAAACTAACATAAACAAAccgtaaaaaacaaaaaaatttctaaaacagGCTTATTATATTATAAATATGACTTACAATAAAGGTATCATCAGGAGCAACCTTAGAGATAAAGGAGTTCTCGAAAACGCATGATTTAAATACAGAAACATAAAATGTCGATGTTCCAATAGCCTTGACCAATAGATAATCATTCTTTTTGAGACCAGAATCTTTAACGAATTTGGTGAATCCATCACCTAAGACAGGTCTCGAAACATTTCTTTTAAGTCTAACAACCCAAGATAAGCCATCATCAATAAGTTCAAGACATTGACCATATGGAACTTTTCCTCCCCACAATAAGCTTGCAAAATCATACGGTATTTCCTATGAATCGAAACAAAAAACATATAAGCTTAAATAACTTATTATCTGTTGATAAAATGAAAACCaaagaaacataccaaaaatataggatcatagtcatCAATCAACTTTAAAAACGAAGTAGCgttgtttttaggatccataactgcaaaggaaataaggaattttttaaaaaaatgtaacggtaacttatttatagaaacaatgtctaaTTATAGAAACTGAGTTATAATTGAGAATACAAaaattaaccttaaaaacagTAATGTGTTTATGGAAACAAAAACATCTTTAGAAAGAAATTAAAGGTATCTTTAAACCTAAATAGTTTTCATAACTGACAAAACTAACAAtatgaacttcaaaagataatgacataAAGTTTCAAAATTATGCCTAAACAGAAAATTTAATAAGAAATAAGAATAAGAAAGAGTATACATATCAAAAACAAACAATACCAAAAACAAAGGAGCgttgtttttaggatccataactaCAAAGGAAATAaggaattttttaaaaaatataacggtaacttatttatagaaacaatgtctaaTTACTGAAACCGAGTTATAATTGAGAATACAAaaattaaccttaaaaacagTAATGTGTTTATGGAAACAAAAACATCTTTAGAAAGAAATTGAAGGTATCTTTAAACCTAAATAGAAAAACTCATAACTGACAAAACTAACAAtatgaacttcaaaagataatgacaaaaagtttcaaaattatgcctaaacagaaaatttaataagaaataagaaagagtatacatatcaaaaaacaaacaataccaaAAACAAAGGAGTgttgtttttaggatccataactaCAAAGGAAATAaggaatttttttaaaaaatataacggcaacttatttatagaaacaatgtctaaTTACAGAAACCGAGTTATAATTGAGAATACAAaaattaaccttaaaaacagTAATGTGTTCATGGAAACAAAAACATCTATAGAAAGAAATTAAAGGTATCTTTAAACCTAAATAGAAAAACTCATAACTGACAAAACTAACAATATGAACTTCAAGATAATGACATAAAGTTTCAAAATTATACCTAAACAGAAAAGTtaataagaaataagaaagagaataccaacaacatttaactaacctgttttggtagacgaacattccgagtccgaatttcaaaaaaaattgagGTTTCACCATGGGAAAATACAAACAATAAATCATCCAGAACATATATTACTAATATAAAAAAATAGTGACACAAAATTtaataagaaataagaaagaCTATACATCAAAAAACAAATAATACCAACAACATTTAACTAACCTGTTTTGGTAGACGAACATTCCGAGTACAAACCATAAATCATTCAGAACATGGGAAAATACAAACCAtaaatcattcagaacatatattactaatttaaaaaaattactaaacagaaaggataaaattaaatattacaaacttaaaaaagattaaaaaaaactataaaatttAACTAAACTCTTTTGTTTGAGTAATTATCAGAGTTCGATTTTTATCACAGATTACGGATTCACATGAAAAACAAATTCAACAAAATTCAATAACTGTCATAAATGGGGAAGACATGATAAACAACTAACTAAAACAACATACCTTTAATTTTTTTGATCGGATCTACAGAAATAAGAACAAAGAAAACGTTATTAGCAATCGAAACAATATTTATAAAATCAACTTTGTATACAATCGAATAACATAAATAACAACATACCTTTAATTTTTATGATCGGATCTACAGAAATCagaaaaaaaatggtttttagcAATCGAAACAATCATTATAAAATCAACTTTGTATAAAATCGAATAACATAAATAACGCAGATCATGGTTCGATTTGGTATATTTACCTTTGATTTGATCCGGATTCTTGGTTGAAGATTGTGATCGGAGAAGTTAGGTAGAAAAGAGAGAAAACAACCCAAGAATAGTAAGCTAAATTCGTTTAGAAATATTCATTGACAAAACTTCTTTTTTCACACCATATTCTAGTGATGTGCcctaattttataaaattttcaaaatatttttacatgATGATCAACAATCTATTTGGAACGTAGAAGATCTGAAGAACATACATAAAATGAATATTATAAAAACCAAAATGCTATACAAAATCGCAAACCTGGTTACTGAATCGTTGGAATTTCGAATTTTCCGACAAATCGCTGGACAATTCAAACATAAAAAAATTGTATGGATCAGGTAAGCTAAACATCAATAAAAACTCTAATGATAGAAAAAAGCCCTAATTAAAGAATAATATGAATGATAAAACATGAATCTGCTCAAATCGATGGACGATTCAAATGATCTAGCCAAGTTTGTATGGATTGTATTACAAATAACATCAAAAGAAGATTTAATGGCGAAAAAATAAGACCTCATTTGCAAGAACGAACCTGGTATATGGTGATTTAAGAAGAAGATGCGGCGATGATCGATAGATGATATCTAGGGTTTAAGGAAGAGATAGATTCTGTTTAAAACAAtaacaaagaaaaatcaaagACGGAAAAGAAAATTAACATACCTATGCTCGATCGGTGAATAAGGAAGAACCAGATTAGAGAAAAATAGATCTAGGGTTTGAAAAAAGTGAGGCTGTGAACAATTGTTGTTTGGAAAAGATGATATATAAGATCCATTAACTTTGACCCGATTATAATTCGGATCCCGTGTCCAATTCTCAACACATCTAATATTGTGTCTTCCCTCCCAAAATCACACTCTACTCAAACATTggatgccacatcagcaaaatggCTTCACCATTAAAGGACAAATAGcccaaatcatctcatttattaatatatatagattaggagaaaatatagatgtgtaagggtttaatctttttatatttttttgttgttctagacttgtagttaaatgattttgttgttttatttatagctttgtttgtttaaattattagttacaagtaatcaacatttaatattagggcttgaatgtttaaaaatataattgaaagttatgggctatggttgaacatggttgtttattttgtttaagtgtttagtgttgttttatgaacttatggagcaaattatatggaccaatggggtggtggtccattggcaaaggcaaagcctttaaaacacctaggttgggaagcggaaggtcttgggttcaagtctcatAGATAACAggggattaaagaaattagccgttaaaaaaaaaggaaCAATGAGTAAGAATGTAATGAACTTATGGCGTGTTTAGTACctttagatgatattttggatatatttcaaaaaaaaaacctgtagggcacaattttaaatacgtttgtaatttgtaatgacgtttgatgtgtttttgatgatttataaattttagtttgatgttcttttgtcttacatgatccgactcgacccgctatgaaccggtatttttatacagctaggggcctaaaatctttgaaaatattccgcacccccaGGAAAAAATTTCTAGGTTCGCCACTGCAAAATATAGTTCTTTTGAAGGTAGTGATAGAAAAATAAATACACAAATTTATTCGTATTCCATGACTACAGGTATAAAAAAAGTTTTAGACATGATCACTCATGTCATATCAAATTTAAAAATCTTCTTTACAATGTCACACCTCGCGAAAAGATTAATCACATCTAACATCTTCCACCTCTTTTGAACACAATCGACATAAAGAACATGGAACGACAATCCCGTTGTCGTTTAAATTCAACCTTATTGGAATTCGGTGGTTAAAAACACATTATTTCTTCTTTTTAGTAAAATTCAAATTCGAGGTTATGGAGAACATGCATAAAACTcacaaaaaatctaaaaatcacTCTTAACTGGGTCGATTAGTAAGATTTATCCACATGCGAACGTTTGTGCATTGTGATCTTAGGGTGCATTTTGTCACGGGTTAGTTTTCGACCCCCGTTTGGCGTTCTCAAATTCCTGGGACAAGCCAATCCATCCCGCTTCTTTGTGTGAGTCACTAGTTTCGTCCTGCCTTGGACTCATCAGGATAGTGGGGCCAACTCTCAACCAGTGGTGCGTTCGTCGCATAGACACGACTAGGCAGGCACGTACACCTTCCTATCCGCTGAGGTTGTCTCGGATAAAGTCCTGGACTAGCTAATAACCCAAGCGTTCAAGCACAACTCATAGCATTCCGATCTTCAAATTGTCAAAATATTTAGAATTTAAAGACAAAAGAACTATAAAGGAATTAGGAATTTGAATCTATCACTATGGCCACCACATACTAGTTGCACCACTATCATCGATGACGCCACACACCCACATTGACTTGGGCATTGTCACCACAACCACCTATAgcttgccgccaccaccaccttcaccatCGCAACCTCAACCAACTAAGGGCCCCCGTCTCCACAGCCTGACCatcccccctccccccccccccccccccccccgcgacCCCCACCCTGCAGTGATTGGGATGGAAGTAGGGGTGATCCAAGTAGGGGCGGGTGTGGTCGAGGTGGCTATGTCTGGATTAATGGGGTGGCGGATGCAACAACGGTAACCAGGTCAAATGACATAATAAACCCGACCTGATGTTGGCGTATTTTTTAACTTTTACTTTGGTCAGCTCAGGAATGAATACAAGTAATCAAATAAAAATTTCTTCATGCAATATACCAATAGATAACCAACTATTGAGGGTTTCATAGTTACTACTTTTAACAAAAGAATTCTACCTTACTTTACCAAATCAAATACAGTGGCAACAAAATCAACTATAACTTGTTTATAAAACTCaaacaaatatataaaaaaaaacactaaagaTTGTCACCTCTTGAGGCCAATAATTGTTCAGTTCAGTTGCTAGTAGCTTGAGCCGAATGCCGAATATCAAACTGATCTACATACTCCAATGGTGTCACAGTCTCATTTCTGGTCCTTTTGATCTTAGGGCTCAAAAGTCCCCTGTGCCTGAAACCATACAACTTCAACACTTGATTATCCGCAAAATTAAACGCTCTTTCCATGCTACTTAAACACCGCTGAACCGGATAATCCCCGTAGCTTCCACACGGCTTACACCCCACAAAATGCGTCACAAACGGCCATCTTTCATCACCCAAACCCGGGTGGTACTTCTCCATCATTTCTTCATACCGATCCACCAAACCAGCCCAATACCCGTGAAGAAAATACGAATTCTCGATATAAACCTTGTTCATCCACTCGGTTTTCGTAATCAACAAGTATATTAGAGCGGACTGATCATCCGCTTCGAAAGCAGGCCTCCCTTTCAAATTGGCGGTCAAAATTTTACCCGCTTCTTCACGAACCGGACCTTTTGGACCCATCGGCGCCCAATCGTCAAGCAAATCCAACGACCACTGACAGTTTCTAAACAAAAAGCTACCGGTGTTCAACGCAATCCACGATTTCTGATCAAACAACAAATCCGGGTACCCATGAATAACCATGTTATGATCCTTATACTTCGACAACGGAAGCTCAAAAACCATATCGGTAAACAATGCATCACTATCCATCCACCAAATCCACTCGACTTCCGGATGCGATAACATCAACCTGCGAATCAACGGCAGTTTCGCCCAATACCCGGATAGCTCCTTATCCAAATGAGCCATATTATACACAATTTCAATACCATGTATCCTACAGTAATCAATCTTGTTCTTAATTGACTTCAACAAATAATGATCACCTATAGCATTATCACAAGGGCCTGGAGGAGACCCTGTAACCAACAAGATTCGAGCTTTACCGTTAACGATATTCGGGAAATCTTGATTTCTACTTAACCAAAGACTCCTCTCCTCATCCCAATTAGAGATCTTTGCACCAAGGGTAAAAGTGTCATTAAGAGTAATTGTGGGCTGACTCTGCAAATCTTCCGGGTCATCCGGATCCTTATCGGATCGGATCTCTTCCAGGATCCGATTAGTCTCTTCAATAATGGCTTGGTTCTCTAGCTCATTATCAGAAGATAGTGAGCCAAAGCCAATCGTGCCACGTAGGACAAGAATTGTAACCAAACCACAGAGGATTGTGATCTTGATGTTGTTTAGGGTTTTGTGGATCTGGCGGTTGCCACCGCCGCGGAGGAGGTTACGGCGGCCGCCGTTGGCGGCGGTGGAAGTGGGTAGAGTGGAAGAACCTCTTTTTTGAGTTCCTTCTTGACCCATAATCTTGATGGGTCTGAAAATcctaattttttttgaaaaataaaggtTTTTTAGATCAAGATTTGATACTGGAGTTAATAAATCAAGAAACTGGCAACTGGGTCATGAAAAAGATTGAATCTTTAGTAATAAAGATTCAAGGAATTGAAAGATTTGATTCATACAATCTTGATGGGTCTAAAAATCCTTGAAAAGAAAAAGGGGTTATTAGATCAAGATGTGATAGTGGAATTTATAAATCAAGAAACTGGCAACTGGGTCATTAAAAAGATTGAATCTTTAGTAACAAGGATTCAAGAATTGAAAGATTTGACTAATATGATCTTGATGGGTCTTAAAATCCCAATTTTCTTGAAAAAAAAGGGTTTTGGAGATGGAGATGTGGGGGTAGGGGTTATGAATCAAGAAAGGAGTGATTGGGTCATGGGAAAGATtcaagagtttgaagattgcaaTGCAATAATAATTAAGATTTTTAGAACGTGGGTGAGAGTAAGATGATGTTTGGAATATGAAAGAAGAGCACCGACTGATGACTATTGTATTGTATTACTAGTGGGCAGTAAGTCTGTAAGACTATGAAATGAAGATTGAAGAGACTTGTGATGTGGGTGAAGATTTGGGGGATTTTTCGATTTTATGTTAATAAAAAGTTATCTGTTGGAATTAAAATTGAAGTTTTGGGAGTGGATAAAAGGTGTTTATGAAGTTtacttttagaaaaaaaaagggGGGGTGGAATGATATTTGATATTGATAAGCGCGTGAAAGGTTCATGCTGTGTAGCTTCGTGTTAACCTAACTGGTGTTTTGAGCATGAGGTTTTGAACAGCTGGCAGATTTTGCGGATAAATGACAATATGATAATTCCAATTATATGCATACAAAAGGTTCTAAATTACATAAACCTCTCAAATTTTGTAGCTTTATGTGTTGTATAgtgaaattataattataaataagTATATTAAACAAAATTCATTACTTTATAACTTAGTGGCATCTTGAAGGTGGAATAAGACTTTAAAACAATAGGTCTTGGGTTTGATTCTAACAAGGGGGTTTTCCTATATTTATTAGGTTTTCTCCTGAATTTATGTATAGACATAATGGTAGTTCAGTGGTCTGTCAATCATCCAAATTTAACGTTAAAAAAACTATATTAAACGAATTCTGAGTTTTATACACTTTAATTTGCTAGGAATCTTGTTATATAGCTTTTTTTTCCTTTATTTTAGAAGAGTTTGGTACATTTGGTTTAGAATGGCACACCAAAAACATGAGTTAATATTCACACTCCTCTACTCTATATATCTTTATATATACATAGATTTATACTAGTAGGGTgtccgcgcgatgcggcgggggcgacactttgcattgcAACACTCATTCCtattagttttcttattcgtataatatttatgataacattattgtggtggatatatgtcataagtttacacatatgtaaaagttttgttcttttataaaaaataataaccaaaagacaaaaaatattgtttttttttgtataaaaattaataatcaaaaaacaaaaaataaaagataagttgttataattgtaaagtttgtttattttatttgttaaattataaagtataattttattctttaaagttcataactttttataaatATCTACATAGTACTCatacaataaactttaagtttaaaattttcgtttttataaaaacaaaaaatagtatttgactcgtaagtacgttttagagctttaacttatattgttaaatttcgggtttttacaaatataaaaaatttatatttttataagatttcataacctgttttataaaaaataggatgataagagtttatatctttattaactttatatcatactaagttcaaatttttagttcctaactaatcttatctatatgagtctacttttaactaataatccttaaaaatatgcaacacaatctactactatgtatctagtcaagttggtaaataattattttagaactgactaatattatctataacaatatagttgaacttataattcctaaaaatttggaacccagtttagaatttatctagtaaagattgtaaatttctggagtattttatttatattacttgttataaaaatgtttataaaataattatttttttattaactttatatcatagtaagttcagttttttagtttagctttaaagtttattactttattactttttaattaaaaaatgcaaattattagattaatatccaagaataactgcaataattatttttttattagttgacttataattcctaaaattttgggacATAGTTTACTATTTATCTACTAAATATTgtaaattagtattaaataattcctaaaattttgggatATAGTTTACTATCTATCTACTAATCcgtaaattagtattaaataattcctaaaattttggaacatagtttatcttctatctactaaatatcaaagttttgttttgttataaaaattaataataaataaagtatagaaaaactgttttaaacatgtaaagattcgtttgttaataaaaaatactaaacaaatgacaaaaaataaaaaaataagttgCTATCGTtataaagtaagtttattttgttggtgaaatgataaagtttataattttattgtttaaagtccataacttttttaaatatccacatcatactcatccaataaactttaattttaaaattttcgtttttgaaaaagtaaaaagtgAAAAATAGTAGGTAACTTGTAGGTACGTTTTAAACACCTTTAACTAatgttaaatttcatttttataaatatttaaaaaatcatatttttataaaacagttttttataaaaaaataggatgtaaaagtttatatctttattaactttatctttttatttaagaaatacaaattattcgaaaaatctataatattatataattattttttcataCCTCGTGTCGTCCAacagtattttttttttatagaagGCACTAATGGATATATACGAAATCCTCGTGGAACATGACTGTTAAATTGAATAAGTTTAGTGTGCTTTGTAAATACAATCTTGAATTTACTACAAACCAAGAGGTAGTTTTCATGTTTTGGCCATTCTTGGTAATCGAATTTATCTCTTTGGAAATGATCAAGTACGAACATGTAAATTATATAATACGAACATGATTAAGTACTAAAGTATATTAGTTCAATCGAGATGTAAATTATAAGTGCaataaaataacacaaaacataaacttcaaatataaaataaactttattattCATGGGATAGTCTATATCAAACaaaaacaactgaaaatgaaaaaaaacataaaaacacttgatatatTTAATCTAAAATCTCTTCTTTTTTGATCCGTTTTTCTTGTTTGTGCTCGAATCAGCAGTATCATCTAATTCATCTTCTTTCTCATCGTCCTCAGAATCATCTAAATTTATAACCTCGacccatttccattcagagagtctcttagatcttttcttttgattctcatacttccgatccttaaaaaacaaaaaactaacaaaaagttaaaaaatgattaaataaatttaaaaaaagaacaaatgatgaataaaaaaatttaaaaaagtttaaataaattttaaaattaccTCTTCACTAAATTGACGTTGAAGCTTAGACTTGTATGGACTgaacattgcaccataagaaatagtttcaacactattatcaccatcatcctacAATAAAACACCAAATAATAACATAACGAACTTGTTAATATGAAAGATTATAAGCGAAAATATTACTTAAAAACTAACAAAAGCTTGTTCGACAACTGGGGTGTTTAAATTGGTGTGTTGAATCTGAAAAATCATATAAGTTAgtattcacataaaagtaaataaaagaaaacaattattcattaTTGCGATATAACAAAACTTATCATAGAACCGACCTTAGATTTTTCAATATCGCAAGCTTGTTTTTTCGCATCAAGTGAATTCAGAACTGGCTCCATATTTTAAATTTGTTTAGCAACAGAAATGTAGAATTGTGAGTGTttgctatgtatttatagta
This is a stretch of genomic DNA from Helianthus annuus cultivar XRQ/B chromosome 16, HanXRQr2.0-SUNRISE, whole genome shotgun sequence. It encodes these proteins:
- the LOC110918678 gene encoding probable xyloglucan 6-xylosyltransferase 3, which codes for MGQEGTQKRGSSTLPTSTAANGGRRNLLRGGGNRQIHKTLNNIKITILCGLVTILVLRGTIGFGSLSSDNELENQAIIEETNRILEEIRSDKDPDDPEDLQSQPTITLNDTFTLGAKISNWDEERSLWLSRNQDFPNIVNGKARILLVTGSPPGPCDNAIGDHYLLKSIKNKIDYCRIHGIEIVYNMAHLDKELSGYWAKLPLIRRLMLSHPEVEWIWWMDSDALFTDMVFELPLSKYKDHNMVIHGYPDLLFDQKSWIALNTGSFLFRNCQWSLDLLDDWAPMGPKGPVREEAGKILTANLKGRPAFEADDQSALIYLLITKTEWMNKVYIENSYFLHGYWAGLVDRYEEMMEKYHPGLGDERWPFVTHFVGCKPCGSYGDYPVQRCLSSMERAFNFADNQVLKLYGFRHRGLLSPKIKRTRNETVTPLEYVDQFDIRHSAQATSN